The genomic region ttttaaaaacgtaaaaagtttaaatatattaaaattttaaatatgttaaaaGAAAATGTTGAGTATaaccaattttaaattttaataactgaatatatttaaaaatattaaaattttgaacatattaaaaaaataagtCTATATATTATATGTAAGATAAAAGTTCTCGTATGTAAGATAAATTTTCGAGTTTGAATAaacctaatttatattatatgtaaaactctatatattattataatatatagatATCAATTCCAattcaataaaataagttttttatttttatatttacccATACAACCTATAGTTTCTTaggatattattattaattttatgtaCTTTTGTTGTTATATAGTTTTAATGCTTAACTATCATTAATATTTTATGACAAATCTTCAttctattattaatatattattacttatttaatttaacttaaataaaaaatttagaatgGCTACGTTGGTATAGTATAAGTGTGATGTTTTTGTTTACTCAACCttaaaattttagtcttcaatatataattttatgtttaaattatatagataattgatttatcatatttttataaaaaatttaccaTACAGGATGGTTATCGGGTTTTGAGGTCGCAGTTTCATTTTCCCAAATACGATCCGGACGACCGGATGGGATTTGGGGACGTTGCATTGATCCGGAGGTTTGACCTGAGGGCAAACTTAATATCCGCCTTGGTTGAGCGGTGGTATACGGAGACCTACACCTTCATTATGCCCAGCGGAGAGTGCACTATCACATTAGAAGACGTCGTTATGAGTTGACGGTGCTGTGGTCACGGGTCGAAGTAATGTGTTGGAACCTTCAATACTATGCCACAGATTGCTTGGATGGTCCCCTAATGATGGGGAAAGGAATTTCACATGCTTGACATTGAAATGGTTGAGAACTAATTTTAAGGAGTTATCAAGCACTGCCACTGAGTACGAGGTGGTGTGTGCTGCGCGACTTATATTATGCAGTTGATTGGGGGGTATTTATGCCAAACAACACGTCTAATAGGGTCCACTTAAAGTACTTGCCTCTATTGAAGGATTTTTCTCATGCTGGTAGTTACAGTTGGGGATCGGCAGTGTTGGCCGCATTGTACTATGAGCTTTGCCGAGCAACAAAACATGGTGCTAGTAACATGGCTGGTTGTTTGGTTCTGCTACAGTCTTGGGCTTTATACAGGATGCCGTTTCTAGAGGCTGTTAGGCACCAACCATATCCGTGGccacttataaattggtaaaaacaaaattatacttaacatttaaTGACTCATAATTGTGGGTTTAACATAACGTGTTTGTTTCGATTTCAGATAGGCCACGTCTCCTGGAATTGGTGCGAACCAAACATTAATCATTTACCGCCAAATGATAGAGGTGTATGCCGGAGAGaaagtaatatatatttatatggttTAAGTAACATTGATTTAACTTATCCACTTGCAGTATGTGATGTGACTTGACTCATTATGTTATATTGTGTAGTTCTTGTGGATGTCGTATTCTGCACTAAACATTGCAACCATTATTGCTCAGTAGGTTTATACTGAAGCCCATATGTGGTGCATTAACACGCCGGTGCTCAACTTTTCAACCGTTGAGTGGTACAATGGTGATCGAGTTATGCGACAATTTGGGTGTAGACAATTTATGCCGGTCGAGCCAGAACAATTTAATGAAGTCCACGGTAAGACCATGAGGGGGAAACATACAACAGATTGGAGCGTGGAACATCAATATTTTGTAGCATTATGGAATGCCCGGTACGACAGGCGATCTGAGATGCACTCGTGCATGTTTGACTTTAGTCCTTCGACTGAATATATGCATTGGTACATGAGTTGATGGCTTGTTTATTTATATGGTGGACAACTTATGATAGTACCGGGTCATGGCTACAGACGTGGAAATCAACCTATGGGGGAGCTAGAGAATCAACATATGGCGGAGCCCAACTCGGAGGACCAACCTTTGAACACATCGGACCAATGGGTTGACACTTTTTGTGATGAGTCGTAGAGCAATTCATATCACTCGGACATTGCCGGTTCAAGTTCATATCACTCGGATATAGGCCGTTCAAGTTCATATCACCCAAACATAGGCGGTTCGAGTTCATTTCACTCAAAGCAACCACCGATATCatttgatatgtttggtaataaCATGTACTCCACCCCGCCTCAGGCAATGTTCGATCCAGTTGTCGATCTTCCTGATGTGTACAGTACACCCCAACGTCCACCCCGTCAATGAAGGCCCGTGAATCGCTATACCCCGAACGACGATACCACTCTGGGTTCTTTCCAATTTTAAGTTATGTAAATTTCAAGTGTTATGTAATATTTCTTGTTTTCATTTAGGGTTCCACAACTTATATACTAgtctttttttatataatttataatatcttttaaagtatttaaagttgcaatgtaatatcctgaattagagcctaattagaatagtagttttaggaccacaaatttgagatagaaataattattttataattattttgaggtctatgatatgattgcatgattgtttgaaaatttcgtgaagaaattctatgcataaagtgcttaatttaaaattagggactaaattgaataagttacaaaatagtATCATACAGCAgcaatgacgtgagtttgaaaaatcactaaaaatagtagagacaaaattaaatggtgaataaaatatgaaattattgagcctattttcatatggaagaatcataacaggtaaatgagttgtattttataagatatttgagttttggtggaacagggtcagagcgatttctaaatcccctattctgactttagaaattcagtaaaaattataaaaaaaataattacaagtcataatttatatgtacagatttcttattgagtctacttttaagaaaaataaatggaaTAGTCATCTGAATTCTGTACAGAAAGAAAAGTGATtagtagtgaacagaggtcaaagtagtcaaacactgaaacaggggagattttaactaataaattgaactaattggcctgaccaaaaaggctagaaaaaaaattagtaaatagatatatgagtctagttttaggaaaaaattacagatttaaatttcaagtttcgtaactcgagatatgatttttttagcgactatgacgcagatgaaCAGTTTATtatgaaaggtgaaataaattgtttgaaattgtttaagtgataaattaagtctgttaacaccccaagctcgactctggcgactatctcgggtaagggggtgttacaagcaACTGTTAATTTTAAGTAAAAACTTTACACTAAATAATACAAACTTTATTTCTAAGAGATCATAAAATGAAAACATCAGGTACAACATTAAATTTCTTTCAGATTGTGAAGATTGACCAGTGTAGACGTTTCTATGGGGACATTTGCTCCGATTGTGGCCAACTATTCTACATATGGTGCAACATTTTGGATCGACTTGTTCTCTTATATCCATGTCGTTCCATATCCTCGTTGTTGTCGGTCTACCTTTGATTCTCCTACATAGTGATCGATCTGGCAACATCTCGAACGCAGGCGGTTGCACTTCCCATGTTGATACATCTCTTAATACGGGGAATTCGTTACCCCAAATATGCAACATACATTCAAGTATGTACACATCGTCGATATATTGTTCAGCATTCAAACTGTAGGTAGCACACACTGCAACCACATGCGCACACAGATAACGTAGTGTTTGGAACATCCCGCACTCACATCGCCTGTTTCGGAGATCAACTCTGTAGGACCTTGGTTGGATCCCCGACCGGTGACCGATATATTCTGTCACTCGAAAAGTTTCCAAATTTTGGGAATATAGTTCTGCATTCATTAACCTAGTCCTTTCAAGCGTTCTATTTCATGGCATCCCTAATTTTTTCGACGTATACATGTCCTGCCTCTAATTGTTTTGCTTGTTTCAACCCCATTTTTGGCATTAAGGTTGTTAGCCTAGAAAATGTGGCTGAAAAAACCGCTGAAATTGGCAAGTGACGCGTATGCCTTAAGATAGAGTTAATGGCCTCAACGAGGTTAGTTGTCATTTGACCATACCGGTACCCCTCATCAAAACATTGAGCCCACTGCCATGGCTCCATACTACCTAACCATTGTCTGAGAGGAGGATTGGACCCCGCCATATCAGTCTCTAACCTCGCCAACTTATGTCTGAAACGGTGTGCTTCCAGCTTGTATCCTACGTTATGTATTCCAATTTTAAGTTATGTTACAATTCGACTTAGGAAATGGACTCAAAATAATTACAAATACgaatttaaatatgatatttttacccATGTTCACAATTCGTTTGCGCCAGTCTTTGTTCTTGTACTGATTGTGGAAGTTGGCAGCAATGTGACGAATACAATAGACGGACCTCCATGGAACCTCAGATTGTCGAATTGCAGCAACAAGACCCTTCGATCTGTCGGAGATAATGCAAATGTTATCTTCCCTGACAACATGTCTCCGTAAGTTCTAAATGAAATACACCCACGATTTAGAGTTCTCAGACTCCACGATGGCAAAAGCGATTGGTAGTACATTTCCGTTACTGTCTTGTGCAACCGCAATCAGAAGTATCTGTGTGTATTTTCCATAAAGCCATGTTCCATCAACTTGCACTAGCGGTTTGCAGTGGGAGAAGGCTTTAACACATGGATCGAAAGTCCAGAACAGCTGACGAAAAACTCTTCTCCCCAGTTCCAATTGTCCATTAGGGCCTCTATAAGAACGTTTACAAGTCCACGATAGTTCCTGGGATGTACTCTACCATCGCTGAAATCCAACCTTGAAGTTCATTGTATGACTCATCCCAGTCGCCGTATAATTGTTGCATAGCCATTTGTTTCACCAACCACGCTTTCCTATACGAAACTCTGTACTGAAATTGAGCTTGCATGTCTGCAATCAATGTTGACACAGGAATGATTGGATTATCTTTCACTAGTGGCATGATGCAGTTGCAAATACTTTTGGCATCCAATTTTCGGTGGTCTTGAGATATACGTCCGACACTACATGTATGACACCCTTTTAATTTTCGTATTTGCCACTGTTGAGTCTTCTGTATAAATGCAGCTTGAACTCGCCAACCACACCCATCGCCGGCTCTCCAACATTCCCCAACATATAATGTCGGTGTAGATTTGACAACCTTGTAATCAATCGACAACTTCATACTGTATTGTTTGATGGAAAACACACAGTCTGCCTTGTTCTCGAACTATTGCCCAATGAATAACTCCTCGAACTGTGAATTTATCACAAATCTATGAGCAGGTACTATATCAGCGTACTCAGGAAACTCGGGTGCATGCGCTGCATCTAGATCTACGTTCAACATGTCGCCCCCAGGTTCATTTCGTAAAATAATACCACGACTTGGGTTACTGAATGAAGGGCCGTGAACATCTTCAACCTCTTCTGGGCCTTCATCATCGATATCATTCGAAACCTCATCAACATCGGGGTCACTAAAATCTTCAACGTCTTGATCAGAATCTTCACCATTATTGGTCATTTCTCTGACATTTGCCTCTGTGCTTATTATCACCTCTGGATGTATTTGTAAATGGGGACCGGGGGTAGGGTTGTTATACGAACTCCCACCATAATTAGAATTTTTGGGCATCTATGATGTCCCTTCATATTTTAATTGGTCTGTCCATCCAACATTAAGATCAAAGTCAAATCCGTGATGTTGACTTACTGGACTAACATTCACAACAGGCTCTAAGTCTGCTAACTCGGCAAATAATTCAACTGGTTATGGGTTCTCACTCCTAGTCAGCAACCATATTTCCATCATAGTGCCTAAGTCTTCATCATCTAACAGCTCCATCTCACAAAATTTGAACAGATCTGTAGAGACTGgaaacttgtaaaataatttgGACATCACCTTTCCACAACGGGTAGCTATTTTCGCACTGATCTTCCTTTTCATTTCTGCTAGCTCCACATTTTTGTTGAATCGCAAACCTACTCTTTGCCGACCTTGAAATACACAACCAACATCACCTTCtataatttcaccataaaaaatAACATACACCAAAAATAGCTCATTATTCGTCTTGAATAGATTTTTTTAACTCGCCTACTGAACACAATAATTTCACCATTCTATATATAGTAGAGAACCAAGAGGTGGAGCCATAAAGAATGGCTCcaccaaaataaaatattaaatattaaattattatattaaaaaaataaaaaaagtacacTATAAAGTGATGGAGCCATTCTAAATGGCTtcaccaaataaaatattataattttaaatttaatttaaaaaatgtttgaatatcgttaaaattaattttaaaattaataatttataaaaattatatttaaaatttaaaaatatttaaaatataaatttaaaatattataaaacaaataataaatttgaaatgtcatatctttaaaaataatatactttaaataatttcaaaatcataattaaaaaattataaaacaaattaaaatatacatttaaaatattataaaactaataataaatttaaaaggtcatatctttaaaatatttaaatgttttatattattaaaaatatatttaatagttaaaaataatatttaaatttttaaacaatgatttaaaataatatttaaaatttagaaaataatttcaaaatgtatatttaaaatttaaaaatatatattataaaacatttcaaatatacatttcaagtttttaagattaataataaaaataaaataaaaataaataaataaataaataaataaagataaagacaaaaataaaaaaatgtcagAGAAATGACAAAAGTAAAAaaagatttaaaaatatatatttaatgtttaaaaaacaatattcaaaatttaaaaatagttaaaaaaatattttaaattttaaaaatatatattataaaatatttcaaatatacattttaaatttttaaaattaataacaaaaaaataaacaaacaaaataaaataagaaaaatataaaacttaaaaaatttaaagaaaagacaaaagataataaaaattaaaaaaagtgaaAGATGGTGTTAGAAGTCTGGTGGCGCCATTTAAGTTGGCTCCAccagaaaataaaaattattttaagtccccatttttctaaaatttacaGTATTTctagaaaatgaaaaatatttttaattttttattaatttaaatttcacttttaaaataaattattattttaacttttaaatagaatttaaaaatggtttgaatatctttaaaataatttaaaaattataatttaaaatattataaaacaaattaaataatatttaaattattataaaactaataacaaatttgaaagtttaaaatatttaaaatttaaaaagtaatttcaaaatatatatttaaaattttaaaatatatattaataaaatatttcaaaatttttaaagttaataataataaataaataaaataaaataaataaataaagaaaaaagacaaaagatgagtaaaaaaagtaaaaaaaaaaaaggactgaCATGGCAGAATTGGTGGCGCCATTTAAGTTGGCTCCACcagaaaaatggttaatttttttgaagtcctcccatgttttcaaaaatttcaGTATTTCCCAGGTATTTATACAGGTGGCACCATTCTACATGGCTTCacccaaaaattaattttttatgctCCCTGCTGATGTGGCAAGTTGGTGGCACCATATAATTTGGCTCAACCAACTTTTACTGTagatttcaagtcattttggtgtttaattaaaaaagtgggtcattttggtacttaattaaaattaaggggttattttaataaaaaggcCCTAAAAAGTATTATGGGTCTTAATTCTGTTTTGTGAACCTTAAGTGCATCAAGTGTTATATATGGCAATAAAAGAGTTAAATGATAAGAGAAAGAGACTTAATGTGCAAATTCTCCATTAAAGGGCACTTTAGACTTTTCAAGAGTTATAATAAGGATTTTAGGATTTATTAAATATGCTTAGAGATGAAAAAAACGTGTTTCCATGGGTCTTAGGATTTTTCATACTTGTGAAAAATATGGGTCACTCATTAAATGTTTAGGCTGACTTAACTAATTAAATAAGAATGAAaagatgaattttttttttccttttaatcttTTTCCTCCTCTTAGGCTATCCCCCCTCTTTGGAGAAGAGAAAGTTTTCTTTTCTCACTTTCTCATCTCTTTCTCAAATCTCACCAAGACATTCCACTACCTGCCTTGTTTTCTTGAAAAAATCATGTAGAAAACCTATTTCCACACTTGTtctcatcatcatcttcttcatgggAAGTAAGGGTTTTCGTGAGCTAGTGAGAGAAAACTCAAGTTAGTGTGAGATAGTAAAGAACAAATGTGAAAATTGCATTTTGTCACCTCTAATATGATTATTCAAGGTTAGTAGGCATGATTTTTTCATAAGCATgatttttggtattatgtatgttatGTGTTTATGAAGAAAAGGAATTGATAAATGGGAAGTTGAGCTCTATGCCAAAAAAGAGAAGTCTTGGATTAGTTAAGTAGGGAAActtgttgattttatttttttaaagtgaGGTAAGTACTAAAGGAACCATCGTTACTTTGTATAAATTAATATTGATAATCCTTAAAATTTAAATGGTTAAATGCTAAAATGAGGTTAAATATTAATGACCATAAGTGAATGAAATGGCTTATATGGAATGAAAGTAGAGACTACTATGAACATGCCATAGTATTAGACTTAAAAAGGTGAATATTAAGTTTTTAATGTGTCATGATAAGTATTAAGACAATAATTGGCTTGGACTATAGTAAATAACAACTTTAAGTTGGTAAATTTTTGAAGAAAACAGTAAGTTATGACATAAAATTGGCCATTAAGTGATTTTGTGTGCAAAAGTTAAAATGGGTTTCCAATGCATCTACTAGTGTGATAACAAAAATACAACTAATGAAATATTTTATGAAACCTAAAGTGTAATGACAATTTCTAACTAAAGGAATGACTAATATCTTATTAACCTTTTATGAATGCATATTATAAAAGTTTGAGTATATGTAAAATTATGTGTAACAGGGCATAACTAATGATGTTGAGAAACTTTTATTGAACATCAAAGTATGAGAGTATAAACTCTTAGATTAAAATGTGAATGGTCATCTATTGGGTTCTTTTTTTTGAACATGATATGTGGATACTATATCTAAATGTATCAAGTGGAGCTGGTTATGCATATGTACATAAATGAATGTATGAATATGTATGAAATAGTGTATATGTGCTAATGATTGTGcataaatgaaattgaattgttaCTTACACCTTGTCCTTGCAAACTTAGAGAAGTTGTTAGGATACAATTGACATGCCATAGGGATTAGTTAATGCACTTTTTTGAATGGAGATATGTTATTGAGTAAAGATATGATATATTGTTCATGGCATGGCACTTCAGTGCATCTTGTGTGGGAAAAATTGGTTTGAAAACAATGAAATTAAACGCaacgaaaattttaaaaatttcattaaaatagaTTAATTGTGatgtttatagcaataaacctatTACCTAGATTAtacatgtgtttttggatgaaactGACTAAGTCATTTTTGGCTTTCAACCACTAGATCTTCTTCATTATCCTCGACCTCAATTTGTTAAAGTGTGAGCTTTATTTGCaaataaatgaaaacttttagTGAAACTTTAGGGCtagaaaccaaaaatgaattctatcaaaatatataatttgtTCTAAAAATAATTCAACTATATTTTGCTAGAATGTCAACATCAAGAAGTGTGTTATTTTCCTTGTCCCTTAGTCTTTATTTATAAAGAAAATAACAACAATCTCAGTAGAACAAGAAATAACTAAATAATGGTATTTTAATAGGAAAACACAACTCCTATTAGGAGTGTGGTACAATAGGTGATGACAACTCCCTATGGATCTTAGGGCTTGTCGCCTCTTCCTTTTAAACTAGGTCTATTAAGCCTCATCATGCACCGGGTCAATTATATTTGTTATCTAGTCCTTAAACCAACTCATGTAATTTATCCAATCCCGATAAACATATTTCCTATGCTCCAAAATactatttattcattaaattaaattattttctcaacctAATTCTAATTTCATTAAATCATGACAACTTTACTTATTAGAACCTATgagtaaattaatttaattaacttattttcatgaaaatatgatgacttaattaatttaatatcaatttcaaacttcaattaattgattataaattaaataataattcaaagcaATTAATTAAGCCCTGAGTTATCTCTTGTTTATAGAGAGAAAACATATTCATTGCGGATAATGATACATGCAATCTATTTCTCTTAGTTTGTTGTTTTACATTTTTTCCATTTCATCACTTAATGCAAACCATCAAGGTCATACTGAGCTAACGGAGGGACcgaataatttgtaattaagttctgACTATTCATCTattaattacaatattatttagtcatgaagtcattccactaaaaTTCCATGACTAAGCTTTCCCTAGTATATACCAATACAAAAGCTATTTCATCATATGCTCATCCAATAACCATGTCATatatgtgttaccctcataggaggTCTTTaacatctttaaaaaaaaaagtaattaaatcaTTTGTTCTAGTACAAATGAATTGTGGCCAAATTACTTTTTATCTATCATGTAATATCGatgaaaggatatcatttaccctttattgggctatgaattccactattgcaaCTGAAGCTATGTCATATAGAAGTCATATACCCAGCGTACCATCTTTCGACTCTATTACCAATTGAACTTAGGCTATTAATACATTAAAGTATATGAGTCACGCACACATAGTCCACCACTTACTCTGGATTTAGATAAGTCATGCTATGAATGTTATGAGTAAATAAGCCCATAAATGAATCTAGGATTTAATTTACTTGGATCTTGTCCAATGTACTGTCAGTCCAGACAGTCATATCTACATCTCAATATTCTGAAAGTCATTCGCCCTGATACCCAAGATAAGGTATCTacttaattggacttgatagatgacatactAGTCTTTCA from Gossypium arboreum isolate Shixiya-1 chromosome 1, ASM2569848v2, whole genome shotgun sequence harbors:
- the LOC108458602 gene encoding uncharacterized protein LOC108458602, which produces MKLSIDYKVVKSTPTLYVGECWRAGDGCGWRVQAAFIQKTQQWQIRKLKGCHTCSVGRISQDHRKLDAKSICNCIMPLVKDNPIIPVSTLIADMQAQFQYRVSYRKAWLVKQMAMQQLYGDWDESYNELQGWISAMVEGPNGQLELGRRVFRQLFWTFDPCVKAFSHCKPLVQVDGTWLYGKYTQILLIAVAQDSNGNVLPIAFAIVESENSKSSKGLVAAIRQSEVPWRSVYCIRHIAANFHNQYKNKDWRKRIVNMGYKLEAHRFRHKLARLETDMAGSNPPLRQWLGSMEPWQWAQCFDEGYRYGQMTTNLVEAINSILRHTRHLPISAVFSATFSRLTTLMPKMGLKQAKQLEAGHNISVTGRGSNQGPTELISETGDVSAGCSKHYVICVRMWLQCVLPTV